GAACTGGCCGTTCGCAATCAGTTCTTTACGCCACGGTACGTCGTACAGTTTCTAACTGACAACTCCCTTGGCCGAACCTGGTGCGAGATGCGTGGCGCCAATACGCAACTCACCCACCTCGACTACCTGGTGAAGTCCGAGGAGGGTTTCGAGGGACGCGCTTCGAAGGATCCACGCGACATGCGCGTGCTCGATCCCGCCTGCGGCTCCGGTCACTTCCTTCTTTACGCGTTTGACTTGCTTGCCGGCGATCCGACGCGCAGCTTCTTCGGCATCTACGAGGAAGCGTGGCGCACTGAGGGTGCACCCAAGTCCGAGGTCACCGGCCGGACGCTCCGCGAAGACTACGAGTCCGAGTCAGCCTTGCACCGCGCAGTGCCCGAACTGATTCTCCGTCACAACCTCTACGGCATCGATATCGACCCGCGCGCTGCGCAGATCGCAGCCCTCGCACTATGGATGCGCGCCCAGCGCGCATACAACGACCGCAAGGTCCAGGCCCAAGAGCGTCCGATCATTGGGCGAACGAATATCGTCGTCGCGGAGCCGATGCCGGGCGATCGAAGCATGGTGGCCGAGTTTGCCGCGACACTGCGACCGAACGTGCTCGGGGAGCTCTTCCAGCGCATGGTCGACGAGATGCAACTTGCGGGTGAGCTTGGCTCCTTGCTCAAGATTGACCGCGCCATCAGGAGCGCGGTCGCCAAGGCCCGTCAGCAATTTGTTCAGGCACAGCGTGCGCCACAGGACAGTCTCCCTGGCTTCGAGCGTCCTCCCAGTCATCAGTTGGAGTTCGATCTATCGGGCATCTCGGACGAGTCCTTCTTCGACTCGGCTGAGGAACGCATCATCGAGGCACTTCAGGAATACGTTGCTGGGGCGCCAACTGCAGTGGGTGTCCGGCGGCAACTCTTCGCCGATGATGCCGCGCAGGGCATCGCATTCATTGATTTGTGCCGCAAGCATTTCGACGTCGTGCTGATGAATCCACCTTTCGGTGCAGCGAGCCTGGCAGCGAAGAAGGAGTTCGAGTCGGCCTATCCGCGCACGAAGAACGACATTTACGCAGCCTTCGTGGAGCGCGGCATCGAACTGCTTCATCCCAATGGTTACCTCGGTGCCATCACCTCCCGAACCGGCTTCTTCCTCTCCAGCTTCCAAAAATGGCGGGAAGAGATTCTGCTGAAGGAGGCCCCACCCATCGTTTTTGCCGATCTCGGGCAAGGCGTCCTTGACAGTGCCATGGTTGAGGTCGCGGCCTACTGCCTTCGCAAGGAAGCAACTGAATGAGCACCAGCTTCTTGGACGCCTCCGATCGCCACTTCCATGACGCTGAATTGCTGCTCGCGCAAGCGCGTGGGGCGAACGCTGACCATCTATTTGGGCTCTCTGCAGAGTGCTCTCTCAAGGCAGTCATGCTTGCACTGGGCATGGCGGTGAGCCCGGACGGAGCACCGCAGGACAAGGGGCACAGGGTCCACATGCCCGAGCTCTGGGCGGCTTTTCAGAGTTTTGCTGAGGGTGGCCTTGCGTCGCGATACCTTGAGCCGCTGGAAAAGTCGAATCCCTTTGCCGACTGGTCGATCGATCAACGCTACTGGGCCCGCGATGCGATTACGGCATCCGCCATTCCGAGCCACAGGGCTGCAGCAAATCAATGCCGCCTGAGCTTGGAGAAGCTAATCCTTGACGGGGTGACTGCATGAACTTCAACGACGCCCTCGAGAAGGCAACGCAGCTCGCGCAAGCACGACTCCCGGACCTCAAGGAACACGTATTTCTTGTCCGCGACCTGCATGGCCGCATTCGGGTTTTGCTGAAGAAGCGGCGAGACGATAAGTCACCGTTCTATCCACACATTCAAGGTCTCATTACTGATATTGCCCAAGCACTGGGGGCCTACGCATACCCGGCGAACGATTTGGTCATGTACCGTGAGGACCTCAAGTCGATCCAGTTGCCGGACGATCAGGCATCTGCTGTGCTGGCCGAAAACGCAGGTCACAAGGTTTGTCTTCACGACCGACTGCTGATGGGGGCAGAGTGGAGTGCGTCTCCCCCCCTGGGGACCCCTCGCAGCAAGCGCTTCACACTGTTCTCTATGAAGGGGGGCGTGGGGCGCTCGACGACGGCCACGATCCTTGCTTGGCATCTTGCCAAGAAGGGGAAGCGAGTCCTTGTCTTCGATCTGGACCTTGAATCACCGGGCGTCGGCGCCGCGCTTCTCGGTGCCGACCTACCTCGCTTTGGCATTGTGGACTGGTTTGTCGAGGATGCGCTTGGTCAGGGCGATGCTGTGCTCGGCGAGATGGTTCGGCAGAGCACATTGGCTAATGGTCCAGGCACGATCACTGTTGTGCCGGCCTTTGGCTCTGACACCGGGGATTACCTCGCGAAGCTGGGGCGGGCTTACCTCGAGCGCGGGCCAAACGGTCACGAGCCTTGGCCGAGCCGTCTCAAGCGGTTGGTTGAGGGCATCGAAGGACAGGAGATGCCTGACGTCGTGCTCCTCGATAGCCGCACCGGGCTGCACGATACGAGCGCAGCCTTGATTCTCGCGATGGGCGCCGACACGCTGATGTTTGCCGTGGATACGCCGCAGACATGGAGCGCTTATGGGTTCCTATTCAAACATTGGGCAATCCATCCAGACCGCCGCGCGTTTCGCGAGAAGCTCTGGGTGGTTGGGGCGCAGGTACCCGACACCGGCCGGGACGACTACATCAACGCCTTATCGGACAACGCGTGGGATCTTTTCCGCGACACCCTCTACGACGAGCAAGGTGACGGACTCGACCCCGACATCTTTTACTCGCCTGCGGATGATCCATCCGGACGGCACTACCCAAGGACCGTCTTCTGGCAGCGTGCCCTCATGGCCTTTGATCCGCAGAAAGCGTGGGCCGAGAACGATGTGGCGGCGGCCTACGGGGGATTTCTGGCGTGGTTTGATCGCGTCCTGCTAGAGGAAGAGGAGGCGCCGTGAACACCCGCATGCGCACAACAGATCTCCGCGAGCTGATTCGCGATGCCCTTCCGGTAGAAAGCGCCGAGTACGGAGCGCCTCCGCCAAGGCATCAATTCTTCGTGCCAAAAACGCACGCACGGGCGCTCCACATCAATATTCCTGTGGTGCTAGGCGATCGCGGTATGGGCAAGAGCTACTGGTGGGCGGCGCTTCAATCCCGCGAGCACCGTGGCCTTTTGGCGCGTCTAGCGCCTGATGTCCGAATCCGAGAGGAAACACTCGTTTTCCCGGGCTTCGGTAAGACGCGCGATTCCACCCAGTACCCGAGCAAAGACACGTTGACGCCTCTTATTGATGCAGGTCAGAAGTCGCGCCTTATCTGGAAGGCGGTTGTCGTTTGGAGCGCAGGACGTTTCGCAGAACAGCACGGGTTCGGTCGAGATGTGGCTGAGGGGGGCGGAGTGGGATTCGCGGATGGTCGTCAGATTCCACTCGTCAACCTGGTCCTTCCCGGCATCGACGCTTGGGAAGAGCGAGTTGCTTGGACCGTGGCAAACCCCGAGGCGGCTGATCGCCTGCTGGAGCAATTCGACGCGACCCTGCATGCCATCGATCGTGACTGTATCTGGGTCTTTGACGCCCTGGACTATGCTGCGGACGACGCTGCCAACTTTTACGTCCTGGTGGAAGGCCTCTGCCAGTTCGCACTCGAGCTTCGATCTTTTAGGCACTTACGTGCCAAAGTCTTCCTGCGCACGGATCAGTTTGAAGACCCTAGAGTGGGCCGATTCCCCGACGCATCTAAGCTGCGGGCATCGACGGCATCGCTACGCTGGCTAACAACGGAGCTCTACGGGCTACTTTGGCAGTTGCTCGGCAACCATCCTCTGCATGGCGCAGAGTACCGTCAGGATCTGTACACCACGCTGTTTGAGCAAAAGCTCAAGGGTCGGGGCCTGGGCCGGGTAGAGTTAAAGGAGATCCTGAAGCTATCGCAAGCCGCAAACTGGACACTTCCTCCTGAATCGCAGTTCGAACCTGCGATTCAGGAGCGACTGTTTCACCGGCTCACCGGGCCCTTCATGGGCGAAAGTGCACGTAGGGGGTTCCCATATCGCTGGCTGCCGATACACCTTGCCGACGCTCGTAACGACATCAGCCCGCGCTCTTTTCTTTCGGCGTTGGCGACGGCAGTGTCACACACGGCAGACCAGCATGCCGATCACGAGTACGCCATTCACTTCCGTAGCCTTCATGCGGGTGTCCAAAGAGCGTCTGACATCCGGCTTGAAGAGATCCGTGAGGAGCATCCTTGGGTCGGGCAACTAATGGCCGCGCTCGCGGGGCATGTGGCCGTGCCGTTCGAGTTCGCCGAGGCAGCTAAGCGATGGGACGACGTAGGAGCGCTCGCTGCTCCCGAAGTCTTCGCAGCTGAGATCGACTCAACCGATAGCGCTCGAAAGCGCCTTGTGGAACTTGGGATCTGGCGCGAGATGACAACCGGCCGGATCGATGTGCCGGACATCTACCGTCTTGGCTTTAGACTCGCACGCCGCGGGGGCGTGCCGCTCAAACGCGATGGGGAGGCGCGCTGATGAAGACGGTGTTCATTCGTGCCATTGAGGCGCCCGTTTCGGAAAAGGCTTCACTTTTGCGCGAGGCCATTCGTGGTGCGAGCCCAGCTCGATTCGAGGCGTCCATCACGACCTTTGGCCAAATCCCTCGCGCCCCGTTTGCGTACTGGGTAAGCGAACGAGTACGACATCTCTTTAGCGACCTGGCCTCGTTTGCTTCAAGCGGGAGAACCGTCAAACAAGGCCTCGCAACTGCCGACGATTTCCGGTTTCTACGCCTTTGGTCCGAAGTTGATCCTCGTGGTGCGTCGGAGCGATGGTTTGCTTTCGCGAAAGGGGGAAGGCTGTCTCCGTTCTACGCGGATTTGTATTTGGTCGTGAACTGGGCGCGTAATGGCTTAGAAATCCAGAATAATCTTAACGAACGGGGTGGAGTTCGCTCGAATGTTTGGATGCTCCGAGATACTGCCACAAACTATTTTCTTCGGCGGGGGCTAACTTATCCAGCCAGACCACACAGTGCAGGTTGGTTTGCTGCGGTGCCAGCCGGATGCCTTTTCGGCCACAACGGCCCAATGGCGTTCGTTGAGCGTGGCTGCGAGTTGGCTTGGCTCGCGCTGCTCAACTCAAGGGTCTTTCACTTTCTCGTCCAGTTAATGATGTCCAGAGGGCACGCCGGATCTGGTCAGACTCTAACGTATGAAGTCGGAATGATCGCAGCTACGCCGATCCCACTTTTGAATCCCGGAGCAGCAAACGAGCTCGCGGAACGCGCCCTGCGAAGCTGGTCCCTGAAGCGGCGGCTTGATACTAGCAACGAGACTTCTCACGCTTTTCTTCTTCCAGCTCTGCTCCAGGTACACGCCGATCGGCTAACGGCTCGTGCGCAGGCCTGGGAAGCGGTTACGGCAACCACGCAAGCGGAGTTGGAGAGGCTCGCGGCAGAGATCGACGACCATGCCTACCGCCTCTACGAACTCTCGGCAGAAGACCGGAAGCGTATCGAGGAAGGATTCGGG
This region of Thauera sp. JM12B12 genomic DNA includes:
- a CDS encoding P-loop NTPase; the protein is MNFNDALEKATQLAQARLPDLKEHVFLVRDLHGRIRVLLKKRRDDKSPFYPHIQGLITDIAQALGAYAYPANDLVMYREDLKSIQLPDDQASAVLAENAGHKVCLHDRLLMGAEWSASPPLGTPRSKRFTLFSMKGGVGRSTTATILAWHLAKKGKRVLVFDLDLESPGVGAALLGADLPRFGIVDWFVEDALGQGDAVLGEMVRQSTLANGPGTITVVPAFGSDTGDYLAKLGRAYLERGPNGHEPWPSRLKRLVEGIEGQEMPDVVLLDSRTGLHDTSAALILAMGADTLMFAVDTPQTWSAYGFLFKHWAIHPDRRAFREKLWVVGAQVPDTGRDDYINALSDNAWDLFRDTLYDEQGDGLDPDIFYSPADDPSGRHYPRTVFWQRALMAFDPQKAWAENDVAAAYGGFLAWFDRVLLEEEEAP
- a CDS encoding DNA methyltransferase yields the protein MEKETRQKLERLTQQARRLLEEEFREQLEGRYDILLDGRIPLAPGAHLPPRERVIWDKLVAAVAHKRSLGITSAGAVAAYLREAAFHTLNRFVALKMLEARKLVQECISRGEDSAGFKEYIALAPGLVTLPDKGYRIYVETIFDEIAQEVRALFDRRDAATILWPRRQALHDLLAALNDPEIASVWIEDETIGWVYQYFNGEDERRQMRAESQAPRNSRELAVRNQFFTPRYVVQFLTDNSLGRTWCEMRGANTQLTHLDYLVKSEEGFEGRASKDPRDMRVLDPACGSGHFLLYAFDLLAGDPTRSFFGIYEEAWRTEGAPKSEVTGRTLREDYESESALHRAVPELILRHNLYGIDIDPRAAQIAALALWMRAQRAYNDRKVQAQERPIIGRTNIVVAEPMPGDRSMVAEFAATLRPNVLGELFQRMVDEMQLAGELGSLLKIDRAIRSAVAKARQQFVQAQRAPQDSLPGFERPPSHQLEFDLSGISDESFFDSAEERIIEALQEYVAGAPTAVGVRRQLFADDAAQGIAFIDLCRKHFDVVLMNPPFGAASLAAKKEFESAYPRTKNDIYAAFVERGIELLHPNGYLGAITSRTGFFLSSFQKWREEILLKEAPPIVFADLGQGVLDSAMVEVAAYCLRKEATE